A DNA window from Choristoneura fumiferana chromosome 2, NRCan_CFum_1, whole genome shotgun sequence contains the following coding sequences:
- the Hip14 gene encoding palmitoyltransferase Hip14 gives MYESTCGAAASGQCGAAQRDDAAAAPARAEPAARDYSGFDIVKATQYGAFDRVRELVEAGWDVNQPDHETVTLLHWAAINNRREICAYLLARGAAVDAVGGELRATPLHWAARQGHLEAAVLLVRAGADLARRDAEGCAALHLAAQFGHTAVCAYLVAAGGAGAADAGDAGGMTPLMWAAWRVAGVDPARLLLSLGADPRPADAAHGNTALHWAILARNSTAVSTLVLYGNAPLDVPNLRGATPLGMLQAAAGGAWIGTKVMERVRDHELHSTRRHPLRRLLYDKKFRWWVVVVAPFVAFYLAGLVLEARARYALKALLLLALSAALHALAAALMDDDLKNVFPLSVYLATKAWFYITWAVFVCGAAGWRASLLFALCSALLWHFFLRSWRSDPGVIRASTRDKFRTIIELSESSDGGGGFDPARFCSACLVRRPLRSKHCSVCNRCVARFDHHCPWVGNCIGANNHRHFIGFLVSLIVMCCWMLWGGVQYYRAECPPEGAAGEGEGGAGAGEALLRWAQCNAWLMWVLANAAFHLFWVSVLTCCQLYLVVCLGMTTNEQLNRGRYRHFAARGGRSPFSRGPLRNCADFFGLRLCGGGRGRAGAGRARTRSPCCRATSWCEARRAPATPRASASSAVPLPRAAAAAAAP, from the exons ATGTACGAGAGCACGTGCGGAGCGGCGGCCAGCGGGCAGTGCGGCGCGGCGCAGCGGGAcgacgccgccgccgcgcccgcccgcgccgAGCCCGCCGCGCGCGACTACAGCGGCTTCGACATCGTCAAGGCGACGCAGTACGGCGCCTTTGATCGCGTGCGCGAGCTCGTGGAGGCCGGCTGGGACGTGAACCAGCCCGACCACGAGACCGTCACGCTGCTGCACTGGGCCGCCATCAACAACCGGCGCGAGATCTGCGCGTACCTGCTGGCGCGCGGCGCCGCCGTGGACGCGGTGGGCGGCGAGCTGCGCGCCACGCCGCTGCACTGGGCGGCGCGCCAGGGCCACCTCGAGGCGGCCGTGCTGCTGGTGCGCGCGGGCGCCGACCTGGCGCGGCGCGACGCCGAGGGCTGCGCGGCGCTGCACCTGGCGGCGCAGTTCGGGCACACGGCCGTCTGCGCGTACCTggtggcggcgggcggcgcgggcgcggcggacGCGGGCGACGCGGGCGGCATGACGCCGCTCATGTGGGCGGCGTGGCGCGTGGCGGGCGTGGACCCCGCGCGCCTGCTGCTGTCGCTGGGCGCCGACCCCCGCCCCGCCGACGCGGCGCACGGCAACACGGCCCTGCACTGGGCCATCCTGGCGCGCAACTCCACCGCCGTCTCCACCCTCGTGCTCTAT GGCAACGCGCCGCTGGACGTGCCCAACCTGCGCGGCGCCACGCCGCTCGGCATGCTGCAGGCGGCGGCGGGGGGCG CCTGGATCGGCACCAAGGTGATGGAGCGCGTGCGCGACCACGAGCTGCACTCGACGCGGCGCCACCCGCTGCGACGCTTGCTCTACGACAAG AAGTTCCGGTGGTGGGTGGTGGTGGTGGCGCCGTTCGTGGCGTTCTACCTGGCGGGGCTGGTGCTGGAGGCGCGCGCGCGCTACGCGCTCAAggcgctgctgctgctggcgcTGTCGGCCGCGCTGCACGCGCTCGCCGCGGCGCTCATGGACGACGACCTCAAGAACGTGTTCCCGCTCAGCGTCTACCTGGCGACCAAG GCGTGGTTCTATATAACGTGGGCGGTGTTCGTGTGTGGCGCGGCGGGGTGGCGCGCGTCGCTGCTGTTCGCGCTGTGCTCGGCGCTGCTGTGGCACTTCTTCCTGCGCTCGTGGCGCTCCGACCCCGGCGTCATCCGCGCCTCCACGCGCGACAAGTTCCGC ACCATCATCGAGCTGTCGGAGAGCAgcgacggcggcggcgggtTCGACCCGGCGCGGTTCTGCTCGGCGTGCCTGGTGCGGCGGCCGCTGCGCTCGAAGCACTGCTCCGTGTGCAACCGCTGCGTGGCGCGCTTCGACCACCACTGCCCCTGGGTCGGCAACTGCATCG GCGCCAACAACCACCGGCACTTCATCGGGTTCCTGGTGAGCCTCATCGTGATGTGCTGCTGGATGCTGTGGGGCGGCGTCCAGTACTACCGCGCGGAGTGCCCGCCGGAGGGGGCGGccggggagggggaggggggcgccggcgccggcgagGCGCTGCTGCGCTGGGCGCAGTGCAACGCGTGGCTCATGTGGGTGCTGGCCAACGCCGCCTTCCACCTGTTCTGGGTGTCGGTGCTGACGTGCTGCCAGCTGTACCTG GTGGTGTGCCTGGGCATGACGACCAACGAGCAGCTGAACCGCGGCCGCTACCGGCACttcgcggcgcgcggcggccgctCGCCCTTCTCGCGCGGCCCGCTGCGCAACTGCGCGGACTTCTTCGGGCTGCGGCTGTGCGGCggcgggcgggggcgggcgggggcggggcgggcgcGGACGCGGAGCCCATGCTGCCGCGCGACCAGCTGGTGTGAGGCGCGGCGCGCGCCGGCGACGCCGAGGGCGAGCGCGTCTAGCGCCGTCCCGCTCCCccgcgcggccgccgccgccgccgcgccgtaG